In the genome of Cutibacterium equinum, one region contains:
- a CDS encoding FtsW/RodA/SpoVE family cell cycle protein translates to MSIGQEFDDGTVVVQAKRRWTELFMLLIAWAIGFGGWVLTEFNINHELPETWMMVGGVWLGVAVVAHIFVRIAIPYADPVILPIVFALNGLGLAMIHRIDLISDPHHHRMETQALWTALGITLFVATLLILRDHRKLQKYPYVLFIVGLGFLLLPLVPGLGMSVLGSRVWIHIGSYSFQPAEVSKVVLAIAFAAYLVDNRDVLSRAGHTILGITLPRARDLGPIAVMWVATMLVIVYQNDLGTGMLFYGMFVVMLYITTERIGWAILGAISLLGGAALAYAFFGHVRIRFDSWLHPFTDYSQNYQIIQAQFGLAWGGLAGRGWGLGRPGMVPLAWSDFIATSIGEELGVTGLMAVIVMFFIFTARGMRTALGCRDDFGKLMVAGLSFTLALQVFAIIGGVTRLLPLTGLTTPFMSQGGSSLVANWVIVAIIMIVSHRNRKPADDFVATVPADSQAQTTTVITNGGAR, encoded by the coding sequence ATGAGTATCGGACAGGAATTCGACGACGGCACCGTCGTCGTCCAGGCCAAGAGGCGTTGGACAGAGCTTTTCATGCTTCTCATCGCATGGGCCATCGGCTTTGGCGGGTGGGTACTCACTGAGTTCAACATCAACCACGAACTGCCCGAGACCTGGATGATGGTGGGCGGCGTGTGGCTGGGAGTGGCTGTCGTCGCGCACATCTTCGTGAGGATCGCCATTCCCTACGCCGACCCGGTGATTCTGCCCATCGTCTTCGCCCTCAACGGGCTCGGGCTCGCCATGATTCACCGCATCGATCTCATTTCCGACCCACACCATCATCGGATGGAGACTCAGGCCCTGTGGACGGCCCTGGGCATCACCTTGTTCGTGGCGACCCTGCTCATCCTGCGCGATCACCGCAAACTGCAGAAGTACCCCTACGTGTTGTTCATCGTCGGACTGGGATTCCTGCTCCTACCTCTGGTCCCCGGCCTGGGCATGTCGGTGCTGGGTTCGCGAGTGTGGATCCATATCGGCTCCTACAGTTTCCAGCCTGCCGAGGTGTCGAAAGTAGTCCTGGCCATCGCTTTCGCGGCCTACCTCGTCGACAACCGCGACGTACTCTCCCGCGCTGGCCACACCATCCTTGGGATCACCCTGCCACGGGCCCGTGACCTCGGCCCGATCGCGGTGATGTGGGTGGCAACGATGCTCGTCATCGTCTACCAGAACGACCTGGGTACCGGAATGCTCTTCTACGGCATGTTCGTCGTCATGCTGTACATCACGACCGAGCGAATCGGATGGGCGATACTGGGAGCGATCAGCCTCCTCGGCGGTGCCGCACTGGCGTACGCCTTCTTCGGACATGTCCGCATCCGTTTCGACTCCTGGCTGCATCCCTTCACCGATTACAGCCAGAATTACCAGATTATCCAGGCCCAGTTCGGGTTGGCGTGGGGCGGTCTGGCAGGGCGCGGCTGGGGGCTGGGACGCCCGGGCATGGTGCCCCTGGCATGGAGCGACTTCATCGCGACCTCGATCGGCGAGGAACTCGGCGTCACTGGCCTCATGGCCGTCATCGTCATGTTCTTCATCTTCACTGCTCGCGGCATGCGCACCGCCCTGGGATGTCGCGACGACTTCGGCAAGCTCATGGTCGCAGGACTGTCCTTCACCCTTGCTCTCCAGGTCTTCGCCATCATCGGTGGCGTCACCCGGCTCCTGCCCCTGACCGGCCTGACGACGCCATTCATGAGCCAAGGCGGGTCGTCTCTGGTGGCCAACTGGGTCATCGTCGCCATCATCATGATCGTCTCGCACCGGAATCGAAAACCGGCCGACGACTTCGTGGCGACCGTGCCCGCTGATTCTCAAGCCCAGACCACCACCGTCATCACGAATGGGGGCGCGCGATGA